Proteins encoded within one genomic window of Mauremys mutica isolate MM-2020 ecotype Southern chromosome 11, ASM2049712v1, whole genome shotgun sequence:
- the ADPGK gene encoding ADP-dependent glucokinase isoform X3, which translates to MQKGAAAERFFSDAETFDHIARAASEYPGAQLYVGGNAALIGQKLATNPNLKILLCGPVGPTLHELLDDNVIVPPESMQETDEFHLILEYQAGEEWGQLRAPNANRFIFSHDLSNGAMNMLEVFVSSLDEFQPDLVVLSGLHMMEGQSREVREKRLLEAVTSISDIPTDIPIHLELASMTDQDLMSKIMNQQVFPLVNSVGLNEQELLFLTQSASGPHASLGSWNGVPDVGIVSDILFWILKKHGRTMDKASDLTRIHFHTLAYHILATVDGYWGNQIAAVAAGARVAGTQACATETIDTDRVFLKAPLEFVTSHTEAPSKISLNPGDPVAQWHREGISFHFTPVLVCKDPIRTVGLGDAISAEGLLYSELYPQ; encoded by the exons ATGCAGAAGGGGGCAGCTGCTGAGCGCTTCTTCAGTGATGCGGAGACCTTCGATCACATTGCACGAGCAGCCTCAGAGTACCCTGGGGCACAG CTCTATGTGGGAGGAAATGCTGCCCTAATTGGTCAGAAACTTGCAACAAATCCAAACCTGAAG aTCCTTCTTTGTGGTCCAGTTGGTCCTACACTCCATGAACTACTTGATGATAATGTAATTGTCCCACCAGAATCTATGCAGGAAACTGATGAATTCCACCTCATCTTGGAGTATCAAGCAG GTGAAGAATGGGGACAGTTGAGAGCTCCCAATGCCAACCGCTTTATCTTCTCCCATGACCTATCAAATGGAGCCATGAACATGCTGGAGGTGTTTGTGTCCAGCCTGGATGAGTTTCAGCCAGACCTTGTAGTGCTCTCAGGGCTTCACATGATGgaagggcagagcagggaagtgcGTGAGAAGAGACTTCTGGAG GCTGTGACTTCCATCTCTGATATCCCCACTGATATCCCCATACACCTGGAATTGGCCAGTATGACTGACCAGGATCTCATGAGCAAGATTATGAATCAG CAGGTCTTCCCCCTGGTGAACTCTGTTGGGCTAAATGAACAGGAGCTGCTGTTCCTCACCCAGTCAGCCTCTGGTCCTCATGCCTCCCTTGGTTCCTGGAATGGAGTTCCAGATGTGGGCATTGTCAGTGACATCCTTTTCTGGATTCTGAAGAAGCATGGAAGGACCATGGACAAGGCATCTGATCTTACCCGCATCCACTTCCACACACTGGCCTATCACATTCTGGCTACAGTGGATGGGTATTGGGGCAACCAGATAGCAGCTGTGGCTGCTGGAGCCAGAGTGGCAGGGACACAGGCTTGTGCAACTGAAACCATTGATACTGACAGAGTCTTTCTTAAAGCTCCCTTGGAGTTTGTGACCTCCCATACAGAGGCACCCTCCAAAATCTCTTTAAATCCAGGTGATCCAGTGGCACAATGGCACAGAGAGGGAATCTCATTCCATTTCACCCCTGTTTTGGTGTGTAAAGATCCCATCCGGACCGTGGGACTTGGAGATGCTATTTCAGCTGAAGGACTCCTATATTCAGAACTATACCCTCAGTAG